A window from Chloroflexaceae bacterium encodes these proteins:
- a CDS encoding LCP family protein: MPLLPRRLVFSALLLISLIVTATMLRLALEWRQALADIDSMIVTPAAIAFPDTPVNPLESQASPRDAGAGDTGRLASGPAQTNLPGSAVSTEAADNALQLSQETLNILLLGADARPGDTTPPRTDALVLVRIERDSGRVSMLSIPRDLWVTYPTGGEGRINAAYARGEARFGPGGGASLVKATVSRLLDVRVDNFVLINFQGFETLIDQLGGITVDVPEAIYDPAYPTEDYRTIEVRFRPGRQVFDGKRALIYARTRHADSDFGRNQRQQLVLMAIFERIRERGLLQQLTSLDDYTRALRGYVTTDLSRSQMLEIASFARNVDSDNVLRYAIDSRTVVDLREPATFAAEPVALRRLVGQFTGQAVSTAGGR, translated from the coding sequence ATGCCCCTATTACCCCGGCGCCTCGTGTTTAGCGCCCTTCTGCTTATCAGCCTGATAGTGACAGCCACGATGCTGCGTCTCGCCCTGGAATGGCGACAGGCTCTCGCAGACATCGATTCCATGATCGTCACCCCTGCTGCCATCGCCTTCCCTGATACGCCGGTCAATCCGCTGGAATCTCAGGCATCCCCTCGCGATGCCGGGGCCGGCGACACTGGCCGGCTCGCCTCGGGGCCGGCACAAACGAACCTTCCGGGATCTGCCGTTTCCACAGAAGCCGCCGACAACGCCCTGCAACTCAGCCAGGAGACGCTGAACATCCTGCTCCTCGGCGCCGACGCCCGGCCAGGCGACACCACCCCGCCTCGCACCGACGCGCTCGTGCTCGTGCGCATCGAACGCGATAGCGGGCGCGTCAGTATGCTCTCCATCCCTCGTGACCTCTGGGTGACCTACCCCACCGGCGGCGAGGGCCGCATCAATGCGGCCTATGCTCGCGGCGAGGCCCGGTTCGGACCCGGCGGCGGAGCCAGTCTGGTCAAGGCCACCGTCAGCCGGCTGCTCGATGTCAGAGTTGACAACTTCGTGTTAATCAACTTCCAGGGCTTTGAAACTCTCATTGACCAGCTCGGCGGCATTACCGTGGACGTGCCCGAAGCGATCTACGATCCGGCCTACCCTACCGAAGATTACAGGACGATTGAGGTGCGCTTCCGGCCAGGGCGCCAGGTGTTCGACGGTAAACGCGCCCTGATCTATGCCCGAACACGCCACGCTGACAGCGACTTCGGTCGCAACCAGCGCCAGCAACTGGTGTTGATGGCCATTTTTGAACGTATTCGCGAGCGTGGGCTCCTGCAACAGCTTACCAGCCTCGATGACTACACCCGCGCCCTGCGCGGCTATGTCACGACTGATCTCAGCCGCTCGCAGATGTTGGAAATCGCCAGCTTCGCCCGTAATGTTGACAGCGACAACGTACTGCGTTATGCAATCGACTCGCGCACCGTGGTTGACTTGCGCGAGCCAGCCACCTTCGCTGCCGAGCCAGTCGCCCTCAGGCGGCTCGTCGGGCAGTTCACCGGGCAGGCGGTCTCTACCGCTGGAGGCCGATAG
- a CDS encoding biotin--[acetyl-CoA-carboxylase] ligase, with protein sequence MDRLTPELILRDLGTVTLPSSVHCYDTVGSTMDLAREWLRLNPEDLGPALIIAEVQTSGRGRLGRRWDAPPGTALLTSLALRPSWLAPERVVSLVWMVAVALCEAIETVTTLRPALKWPNDVLLPIGAAVTTPAPPGDNQDAPKVQLGWGKTAGILLEVSLGAQGLDWAIIGCGVNVSAAPPPEASRYPATSIAAAAGAPVARLELLRAFLRRLDHWYTRLGAGAASALFAAWRARLLTLGREVRVETPSGLITGRAEDVDETGALHVRDGTGTTHVITTGDVGLLGT encoded by the coding sequence ATGGATCGTCTCACACCAGAATTGATCCTGCGCGATCTGGGAACTGTGACCCTGCCGAGCAGCGTCCACTGCTACGACACAGTCGGCTCCACCATGGACCTGGCGCGCGAATGGCTGCGCCTGAATCCTGAAGACCTGGGGCCAGCCCTTATCATTGCCGAAGTGCAGACCAGCGGCCGCGGGCGCCTGGGTCGTCGCTGGGACGCCCCCCCCGGCACTGCCTTGCTGACCTCGCTGGCGCTGCGCCCTTCCTGGCTGGCCCCCGAACGGGTCGTCAGCCTGGTGTGGATGGTCGCCGTGGCCCTCTGTGAGGCCATTGAGACCGTCACCACCCTCCGCCCGGCCCTTAAATGGCCCAACGATGTGCTGCTGCCCATCGGCGCCGCGGTGACAACACCGGCGCCTCCGGGCGACAACCAGGATGCCCCGAAGGTGCAACTCGGCTGGGGCAAAACCGCCGGCATCTTGCTTGAAGTCAGTCTGGGCGCCCAGGGCCTCGATTGGGCGATTATCGGCTGCGGCGTCAACGTGAGCGCCGCGCCGCCGCCCGAAGCGTCGCGCTACCCCGCTACGAGCATCGCTGCCGCCGCTGGCGCGCCGGTGGCGCGCCTGGAGTTGCTGCGGGCCTTCCTGCGTCGCCTTGATCACTGGTACACTCGTCTTGGCGCCGGCGCCGCGAGCGCGCTCTTCGCAGCCTGGCGCGCCCGCCTGCTCACCCTCGGCCGGGAAGTGCGCGTCGAAACCCCCAGCGGCCTGATAACCGGTCGCGCTGAAGACGTTGACGAGACCGGCGCCCTGCATGTGCGCGATGGTACGGGGACCACGCACGTGATCACTACCGGCGACGTGGGGCTGCTGGGAACGTAG
- a CDS encoding acetyl-CoA C-acetyltransferase: MEEVVIVGAARTPIGKFNGAYASLSATDLGAAAVRAAVSRAGIDPASVDECIMGNVVSAGLGQAPARQAAIKGGLPDSVSAFAVNKVCGSGLKAIMLGAALIRAGEAEVIVAGGMEHMSNTPYLLPGARHGYRLGNGELIDAMVHDGLWCAFEHQHMGNAAEWIARSFKVTREQQDTFALQSHERAIAAIDGGRFADEIVPVTVPDAKGQTLTVDTDECPRRDTSLQALARLRPAFAENGTVTAGNAPGITDGAAALVLMSGARAARLGLTPLARVEHAAQAAVPPREVFTAPPLAIQRLMDRAGTTVDDYDLFELNEAFAAQVVANIRTAHLDVDRVNVNGGAIALGHPIGASGARVLVTLIHALRQRGGRRGIASLCLGGGEAVALAVEVF, encoded by the coding sequence ATGGAAGAGGTGGTGATCGTCGGTGCGGCTCGCACGCCGATTGGCAAGTTTAATGGCGCATACGCCAGTCTCAGCGCGACCGATCTGGGGGCCGCAGCGGTGCGCGCGGCCGTGAGCCGGGCGGGAATTGACCCCGCCAGCGTGGACGAGTGCATCATGGGCAACGTCGTGAGCGCGGGGCTGGGCCAGGCGCCGGCGCGCCAGGCGGCGATCAAGGGCGGCCTGCCCGACAGCGTGAGCGCCTTCGCCGTCAACAAGGTCTGCGGCAGCGGCCTCAAGGCGATCATGCTTGGCGCAGCGTTGATCCGCGCAGGCGAGGCCGAGGTGATCGTGGCGGGCGGTATGGAACATATGAGCAACACCCCCTACCTGCTGCCTGGCGCCCGCCACGGCTATCGTCTCGGCAACGGTGAACTGATTGACGCCATGGTCCACGACGGCCTGTGGTGCGCCTTTGAACATCAGCATATGGGCAATGCCGCCGAATGGATCGCCCGCAGCTTCAAGGTCACCCGCGAGCAGCAGGACACCTTCGCCCTCCAGTCACACGAACGGGCCATCGCCGCCATTGACGGCGGACGTTTCGCCGATGAGATCGTCCCCGTCACCGTACCCGACGCCAAAGGCCAGACGCTTACCGTAGACACCGACGAATGCCCGCGGCGGGACACCTCACTGCAGGCCCTGGCGCGGCTGCGCCCCGCCTTCGCAGAGAACGGCACCGTCACCGCGGGCAACGCCCCTGGCATTACCGACGGCGCAGCGGCGCTGGTGCTGATGAGCGGCGCCCGCGCCGCCCGTCTGGGCCTGACACCCCTGGCCCGCGTGGAACACGCCGCTCAGGCCGCCGTCCCCCCACGCGAGGTCTTCACCGCCCCCCCACTGGCCATCCAGCGTCTGATGGATCGCGCTGGCACCACCGTAGATGATTACGATCTGTTTGAATTGAACGAGGCCTTCGCGGCCCAGGTAGTAGCCAATATCCGCACCGCACACCTGGACGTGGATCGGGTCAATGTCAACGGCGGAGCCATCGCCCTCGGGCATCCGATCGGGGCCAGCGGCGCCCGTGTGCTGGTCACGCTGATCCACGCGCTGCGCCAGCGCGGCGGTCGGCGGGGCATCGCCTCTCTCTGTCTCGGCGGCGGCGAAGCCGTGGCCCTCGCGGTTGAGGTCTTCTGA
- a CDS encoding CBS and ACT domain-containing protein — MLVGERMSRPIITVTPQTTVNDALHLMRTERIRRAPVVSHGKLVGIVSMKDLLNASPSQATTLSVWELNYLLSKLTVEQIMTREVVTITEDTPIEEAARIMVDRRVGGLPVMRGGEVVGIITETDLFKIFLELMGARDVGVRCEVRVLDEPGQLARLTQTLAGAGGNIIALGTFAGDSPGHSTVTFKVSGLTPDEVRGLITPVVERVVDIRVTHP, encoded by the coding sequence ATGCTTGTCGGCGAGCGGATGTCGCGCCCAATCATTACGGTTACACCGCAGACGACGGTGAACGATGCTCTGCACCTGATGCGCACCGAGCGCATCCGGCGCGCGCCGGTAGTCTCCCACGGCAAACTGGTGGGGATCGTTTCAATGAAGGATCTCCTCAATGCCTCGCCCTCGCAGGCGACGACCCTGAGCGTCTGGGAGTTGAACTACTTGCTCAGCAAGCTCACTGTCGAACAGATAATGACCCGTGAGGTTGTGACGATCACGGAAGACACGCCTATTGAGGAAGCAGCGCGGATCATGGTTGATCGGCGCGTCGGCGGGTTGCCGGTGATGCGCGGCGGTGAAGTGGTAGGGATCATCACTGAGACCGATCTCTTCAAGATTTTTCTTGAGTTAATGGGCGCGCGCGATGTCGGGGTGCGCTGTGAGGTGCGCGTGCTCGACGAGCCGGGCCAGCTTGCCCGCCTGACCCAGACTCTTGCCGGCGCCGGAGGCAATATCATCGCCCTTGGCACCTTCGCTGGCGATAGCCCCGGTCATAGCACCGTTACGTTCAAGGTCTCCGGTCTGACGCCCGACGAGGTGCGGGGGTTGATTACTCCAGTGGTTGAGCGGGTAGTGGACATTCGGGTGACGCATCCATAG
- a CDS encoding nucleotide sugar dehydrogenase: protein MSYQQELLGKIAARSAVVGVIGMGYVGMPLAVRAGAQGFRVLGFDVNAERVAQINAGQSYVGDVPGAALADLRASGRLEATTEVERMAACDLLIICVPTPLSQTRDPDLRHVENAAAAIARSLRPGQLIVLESTTYPGTTREVVQPRLDARGLRVGQDYFLAFSPERIDPGQTSSKGYSVENTPRVVGGVTPACTELAGAFYSHITSKVVLVSSPDAAEMTKLFENIFRAVNIALVNELALLCDRMGLDVWEVVEAAATKPYGFMKFMPGPGLGGHCIPIDPYYLTWKARAYDMNTRFVELAGEINTQMPRHVRDLIARALNRQRKPLNGSVVVLLGVAYKPDVDDYRESPALKIMDLLVAEGAVVITCDPHVRRFETHDGRHYETTPLTDEMLRCCDCAAIITAHSAFPYQQIVELAPVVVDTRNATARLPAELRARVVRL, encoded by the coding sequence ATGTCATACCAGCAAGAACTTCTGGGAAAGATTGCGGCGCGCAGCGCAGTCGTGGGTGTCATTGGAATGGGGTATGTCGGGATGCCGCTGGCGGTGCGGGCTGGCGCCCAGGGTTTCCGCGTCCTGGGCTTCGACGTGAACGCCGAACGGGTGGCTCAGATTAACGCCGGACAGAGCTATGTGGGCGACGTACCCGGGGCGGCCCTGGCCGATCTGCGGGCCAGCGGTCGCCTTGAGGCCACCACCGAGGTGGAGCGCATGGCCGCCTGCGATCTGCTGATCATCTGCGTGCCGACGCCGCTCAGCCAGACGCGCGACCCGGATCTGCGCCACGTCGAAAACGCCGCTGCGGCAATTGCCCGCAGCCTGCGCCCGGGCCAGCTCATTGTGCTCGAAAGCACCACCTATCCCGGCACGACCCGCGAAGTGGTGCAGCCGCGGCTCGACGCGCGGGGCCTTCGGGTGGGCCAGGACTACTTTCTGGCCTTCTCGCCCGAACGAATTGACCCGGGGCAGACCAGCAGCAAGGGTTATAGTGTCGAGAATACTCCCAGGGTGGTCGGCGGCGTCACGCCAGCCTGCACCGAACTGGCAGGGGCCTTCTATAGCCATATCACTAGTAAGGTGGTGCTGGTCTCGTCGCCAGATGCGGCAGAAATGACCAAACTCTTCGAGAATATCTTTCGGGCGGTGAACATCGCGCTGGTGAACGAACTGGCCCTGCTCTGCGACCGCATGGGTCTCGATGTCTGGGAAGTGGTTGAGGCCGCGGCCACCAAGCCCTACGGCTTTATGAAGTTTATGCCAGGACCGGGACTGGGTGGTCACTGCATTCCGATTGATCCCTACTATCTCACCTGGAAGGCCCGCGCCTACGACATGAACACGCGCTTCGTCGAACTGGCCGGCGAGATCAATACCCAGATGCCGCGCCACGTGCGCGATCTGATTGCGCGCGCGCTTAACCGCCAGCGCAAACCGCTTAACGGCTCGGTGGTAGTGCTGCTGGGGGTCGCCTACAAACCGGATGTGGACGACTACCGGGAGTCGCCAGCGCTCAAGATTATGGATCTGCTGGTTGCCGAGGGAGCGGTGGTGATCACCTGCGATCCCCACGTGCGGCGCTTCGAGACCCACGACGGGCGGCACTACGAGACCACGCCCCTTACGGACGAGATGCTGCGGTGCTGCGACTGCGCGGCGATTATCACCGCCCACAGCGCCTTTCCCTACCAGCAGATCGTTGAACTGGCGCCGGTGGTGGTGGATACGCGCAATGCCACCGCGCGCCTGCCGGCGGAGTTGCGGGCCCGGGTGGTGCGGTTATGA